The genomic interval GCAGCCCATGCCGGGGATGTGCGGCTCGGGCACCGGGCGACCGGCCAACACGTGCTCGACCGCGGCCCGCAGGTCCGCGCCGGTGGCCGGACCCCCGGTGCTCGGCCGGGTCTCGTCGAACTGCCCGCGCCAGGCCAGCCGGCGCGCGGCGTCGTAGAGGAACAGGTCCGGGGTGCAGGCGGCGCGGTAGGCCAACGCCACCTGCTGCGAGTCATCCAGTAGGTAGGGGAAGGTGAACCCCGCGCGATCCGCCTGCGCGCGCATCCCCGCCGGACCGTCGTCGGGATACGCCGCGGTGTCGTTGCTGCAGATGCCCACCGTGGCCAGGCCGGCGGCGGACAGCTCAGCGGTCAGCGCGCCGAACGTCTTCTCGATGTGCTTGACGTAGGGGCAGTGGTTGCAGATGAAAGCGACCAACAGGCCGGGCGCGGCGCCGAGGTCAGCCAGCGCGACCTGCCCGCGGTCGATCGACGGCAACGCGAACTCCGCCGCCGGGGTGCCCAGCGGAACCATCAACGAGGTGGTAGCCATGTCCCGATCAT from Sporichthyaceae bacterium carries:
- a CDS encoding thioredoxin family protein — its product is MATTSLMVPLGTPAAEFALPSIDRGQVALADLGAAPGLLVAFICNHCPYVKHIEKTFGALTAELSAAGLATVGICSNDTAAYPDDGPAGMRAQADRAGFTFPYLLDDSQQVALAYRAACTPDLFLYDAARRLAWRGQFDETRPSTGGPATGADLRAAVEHVLAGRPVPEPHIPGMGCGIKWKPGNEPA